In Pongo abelii isolate AG06213 chromosome X, NHGRI_mPonAbe1-v2.0_pri, whole genome shotgun sequence, one DNA window encodes the following:
- the SERTM2 gene encoding serine-rich and transmembrane domain-containing 2, producing the protein MMEAHFKYHGNLTGRAHFPTLATEVDTSSDKYSNLYMYVGLFLSLLAILLILLFTMLLRLKHVISPINSDSTESVPQFTDVEMQSRIPTP; encoded by the coding sequence ATGATGGAGGCGCATTTTAAATACCATGGAAATCTCACTGGGCGTGCCCATTTTCCCACTCTGGCAACAGAGGTTGATACCTCTTCAGACAAGTATTCCAACCTGTACATGTATGTGGGCTTATTCCTGAGCCTCCTGGCCATTCTCCTCATCCTGCTCTTCACAATGCTCCTTCGGCTCAAACATGTCATCTCGCCCATCAACTCTGACAGCACAGAAAGTGTTCCTCAGTTCACAGATGTAGAGATGCAGAGTCGAATCCCCACTCCCTAA